The following are from one region of the Epinephelus fuscoguttatus linkage group LG11, E.fuscoguttatus.final_Chr_v1 genome:
- the LOC125897324 gene encoding kunitz-type protease inhibitor 1-like: MPPSSSSLLLLLLLPLPLVRLIGAAEDAACSGSFRVGQENFVLDAEDAVNEGAALLSTTHVHSEEVCTSACCEEPSCNLALLEPRGTGAAAENRTCVLFNCVHRNRFVCRFVNQKGYLSYIREAVYRKHLQGPQGAGEQPPPIAIAGRDVIVQLGEPVLLNGIQSLALGNAHITDYHWTVKSGNGSVGTELQKTELPDQVQVSFRQPGSYVFQLTVTDSNDQSHAANVTVLVLSQELSSLYCLAPVKVGPCRAAFPRWHYDADAGKCEKFVFGGCKANDNNFLSEEDCLSACRGVTETSERRVSPPAAEECGKACRRDQLICDNGCCLDRSLECDNVTHCSDGLDERHCSKLNKTLHKLLDIDVNLRKARCAEPPRTGPCRASFSRWYYDPLDRKCSRFTYGGCDGNENNFEEEEKCKETCKGVTEHNVFFKGLFDRFETEEESDSGNIALAVCLSVAILALLAVLAYCFLKSRKERAHRPVPTSSAHVPLSGQETTVYNSTTKPV; encoded by the exons ATGCCTCCGTCCTcttcatccctcctcctcctcctcctcctccccctcccactCGTGCGGCTCATCGGAGCGGCGGAGGACGCGGCCTGCAGCGGCTCTTTCCGCGTCGGGCAGGAGAACTTCGTGCTGGACGCGGAGGACGCGGTGAATGAGGGAGCGGCTCTGCTGTCCACCACGCATGTGCACTCAGAGGAGGTGTGCACGAGCGCGTGCTGTGAGGAGCCGAGCTGCAACTTGGCGCTGCTGGAGCCGCGCGGCACCGGAGCTGCGGCGGAAAACCGCACCTGCGTCCTGTTCAACTGCGTCCACAGAAACCGCTTCGTGTGCAGGTTCGTGAACCAGAAGGGATACCTGAGCTACATCCGGGAGGCCGTGTACCGGAAACACCTGCAGGGGCCGCAGGGGGCAG GTGAGCAGCCTCCGCCCATCGCCATCGCAGGCCGTGATGTCATTGTTCAGCTTGGCGAGCCGGTGTTACTCAATGGCATTCAAAGCCTGGCGCTGGGTAACGCCCACATCACAGACTATCACTGGACTGTGAAGAGTGGTAACGGCTCCGTCGGCACAGAG CTGCAGAAGACGGAACTACCTGACCAGGTGCAGGTGTCCTTCCGTCAGCCCGGCTCATACGTCTTCCAGCTCACCGTCACCGACTCCAACGACCAATCACACGCTGCCAACGTCACCGTCCTTGTCCTCAGCCAGGAGCTGTCCAGCT tgtactGTCTGGCTCCGGTGAAGGTCGGCCCGTGTCGAGCTGCGTTTCCTCGCTGGCATTATGACGCTGACGCAGGAAAGTGTGAGAAGTTTGTGTTCGGAGGCTGTAAGGCAAACGACAACAACTTCCTGTCTGAGGAGGATTGTCTGTCAGCCTGCAGAGGAGTCACAG AGACGTCAGAGAGGAGAGTCTCTCCACCTGCTGCTG aggagTGTGGAAAGGCGTGTCGCCGCGATCAGCTGATTTGTGACAACGGTTGCTGTCTGGACCGAAGTCTGGAGTGTGACAACGTGACACACTGCAGCGACGGGCTGGACGAGAGGCACTGCAGCaaac tgaaCAAGACGTTGCACAAGCTGTTGGACATCGATGTGAACCTGAGGAAAG CTCGGTGTGCGGAGCCCCCCCGCACAGGTCCATGTCGGGCCAGTTTCAGCCGCTGGTACTACGACCCTCTGGACAGGAAGTGTTCCCGCTTCACATACGGCGGCTGTGACGGAAACGAAAACAACtttgaagaagaagagaagtgCAAAGAGACGTGCAAAGGAGTGACtg AGCATAACGTCTTCTTCAAAGGGTTGTTTGACCGCTTTGAGACGGAGGAGGAAAGTGACTCAG gAAACATCGCGCTGGCGGTCTGTCTGTCGGTGGCCATCTTGGCTCTGTTGGCCGTCCTCGCCTACTGTTTCCTCAAGTCCAGGAAGGAGCGCGCCCACCGGCCCGTCCCCACAAGCTCCGCCCACGTGCCGCTGTCAGGGCAGGAAACGACCGTTTACAACTCCACCACCAAACCTGTATGA
- the LOC125897496 gene encoding protein phosphatase 1 regulatory subunit 14C-like isoform X2 — translation MNQSGAVSSVGLPADITAQLSSQHPQVMFRTPEEEEEEQEEIERPPPHRLGRLTIKYDRRELQRRLDIEQWIETELQLLFNCDQEEEEVPELHIDIDELLDVSDSDQRSRLNDFINDLLIRIRGLRRMKK, via the exons ATGAATCAGTCAGGAGCTGTGTCGTCTGTCGGCCTCCCAGCAGACATTACTGCCCAGCTGAGCTCCCAGCATCCTCAAGTGATGTTTAGGAcccctgaggaggaggaagaggagcaggaggagataGAGCGGCCTCCTCCTCATCGTCTCGGTAGACTGACCATCAAATACGAccgcagagagctgcagaggaggCTGGACATCGAGCAGTGGATAgagacagagctgcagctgctgttcaACTGTGACCAG gaggaagaggaggtccCTGAGCTGCACATTGACATAGACGAGCTGCTGGACGTGAGCGACTCTGACCAGAGATCCAGACTGAAC gACTTTATTAACGACCTGCTGATCCGGATCAGAGGCCTCCGCAGAATGAAGAAGTGA
- the LOC125897496 gene encoding protein phosphatase 1 regulatory subunit 14C-like isoform X1, with translation MNQSGAVSSVGLPADITAQLSSQHPQVMFRTPEEEEEEQEEIERPPPHRLGRLTIKYDRRELQRRLDIEQWIETELQLLFNCDQEEEEVPELHIDIDELLDVSDSDQRSRLNTLLQQCEKPTEDFINDLLIRIRGLRRMKK, from the exons ATGAATCAGTCAGGAGCTGTGTCGTCTGTCGGCCTCCCAGCAGACATTACTGCCCAGCTGAGCTCCCAGCATCCTCAAGTGATGTTTAGGAcccctgaggaggaggaagaggagcaggaggagataGAGCGGCCTCCTCCTCATCGTCTCGGTAGACTGACCATCAAATACGAccgcagagagctgcagaggaggCTGGACATCGAGCAGTGGATAgagacagagctgcagctgctgttcaACTGTGACCAG gaggaagaggaggtccCTGAGCTGCACATTGACATAGACGAGCTGCTGGACGTGAGCGACTCTGACCAGAGATCCAGACTGAAC ACACTTCTTCAGCAGTGTGAGAAACCTACAGAG gACTTTATTAACGACCTGCTGATCCGGATCAGAGGCCTCCGCAGAATGAAGAAGTGA